In Rattus norvegicus strain BN/NHsdMcwi chromosome 3, GRCr8, whole genome shotgun sequence, a genomic segment contains:
- the Linc00176 gene encoding long intergenic non-protein coding RNA 176 isoform X1 produces MVPLKPAFYLLLLLLAFLGSALGWPGSQSCSVQEVLRHYQAVIFQDLQAAMQWAGMGVQRTEPGSRHHRFIQKNLTGAGGGQGQPGTSCGAQKVWGRYPQTTTCSLLRPYPHSPCSGFPPFPTQESSILLSIESLGQTLLGSVAGVPHNAFEKAAWTVAVRTEAVMRRHCRISYRQIQQPKKQAVQPRSSRRRLLLRALYAVATCWEKLFALSALATGEF; encoded by the exons ATG GTACCTCTAAAGCCTGCTTTCTacctactactactgctgctggcATTTCTTGGATCTGCCCTGGGCTGGCCTGGGTCCCAGTCCTGCAGTGTCCAGGAGGTACTCCGCCACTACCAAGCTGTCATCTTCCAGGACTTGCAGGCTGCGATGCAATGGGCTGGGATGGGAGTTCAACGAACAGAGCCTGGATCCCGACACCACCGCTTCATTCAGAAAAACCTGACTGGAGCTGGTGGAGGTCAGGGACAGCCAGGAACCTCCTGTGGTGCCCAAAAGGTATGGGGGAGGTACCCCCAAACAACTACTTGTTCCCTCCTCAGGCCCTACCCCCACTCCCCCTGCTCTGGCTTTCCTCCTTTTCCAACTCAGGAGAGTAGCATTCTACTGTCTATTGAGTCCTTGGGTCAGACCCTTCTTGGGAGTGTGGCTGGAGTACCCCACAATGCATTTGAGAAAGCGGCATGGACAGTGGCAGTGCGCACGGAGGCAGTGATGCGCAGACACTGCCGAATATCCTACAGG CAGATCCAGCAGCCAAAGAAGCAGGCGGTACAGCCGCGCAGCAGTCGGAGGCGGCTCCTGCTACGCGCCCTATACGCCGTCGCCACCTGCTGGGAAAAGCTCTTTGCGCTAAGTGCCTTGGCCACAGGCGAATTCTAG
- the Linc00176 gene encoding long intergenic non-protein coding RNA 176 isoform X2, which translates to MVPLKPAFYLLLLLLAFLGSALGWPGSQSCSVQEVLRHYQAVIFQDLQAAMQWAGMGVQRTEPGSRHHRFIQKNLTGAGGGQGQPGTSCGAQKVWGRYPQTTTCSLLRPYPHSPCSGFPPFPTQESSILLSIESLGQTLLGSVAGVPHNAFEKAAWTVAVRTEAVMRRHCRISYRIQQPKKQAVQPRSSRRRLLLRALYAVATCWEKLFALSALATGEF; encoded by the exons ATG GTACCTCTAAAGCCTGCTTTCTacctactactactgctgctggcATTTCTTGGATCTGCCCTGGGCTGGCCTGGGTCCCAGTCCTGCAGTGTCCAGGAGGTACTCCGCCACTACCAAGCTGTCATCTTCCAGGACTTGCAGGCTGCGATGCAATGGGCTGGGATGGGAGTTCAACGAACAGAGCCTGGATCCCGACACCACCGCTTCATTCAGAAAAACCTGACTGGAGCTGGTGGAGGTCAGGGACAGCCAGGAACCTCCTGTGGTGCCCAAAAGGTATGGGGGAGGTACCCCCAAACAACTACTTGTTCCCTCCTCAGGCCCTACCCCCACTCCCCCTGCTCTGGCTTTCCTCCTTTTCCAACTCAGGAGAGTAGCATTCTACTGTCTATTGAGTCCTTGGGTCAGACCCTTCTTGGGAGTGTGGCTGGAGTACCCCACAATGCATTTGAGAAAGCGGCATGGACAGTGGCAGTGCGCACGGAGGCAGTGATGCGCAGACACTGCCGAATATCCTACAGG ATCCAGCAGCCAAAGAAGCAGGCGGTACAGCCGCGCAGCAGTCGGAGGCGGCTCCTGCTACGCGCCCTATACGCCGTCGCCACCTGCTGGGAAAAGCTCTTTGCGCTAAGTGCCTTGGCCACAGGCGAATTCTAG
- the Linc00176 gene encoding long intergenic non-protein coding RNA 176 precursor, producing MVPLKPAFYLLLLLLAFLGSALGWPGSQSCSVQEVLRHYQAVIFQDLQAAMQWAGMGVQRTEPGSRHHRFIQKNLTGAGGGQGQPGTSCGAQKESSILLSIESLGQTLLGSVAGVPHNAFEKAAWTVAVRTEAVMRRHCRISYRIQQPKKQAVQPRSSRRRLLLRALYAVATCWEKLFALSALATGEF from the exons ATG GTACCTCTAAAGCCTGCTTTCTacctactactactgctgctggcATTTCTTGGATCTGCCCTGGGCTGGCCTGGGTCCCAGTCCTGCAGTGTCCAGGAGGTACTCCGCCACTACCAAGCTGTCATCTTCCAGGACTTGCAGGCTGCGATGCAATGGGCTGGGATGGGAGTTCAACGAACAGAGCCTGGATCCCGACACCACCGCTTCATTCAGAAAAACCTGACTGGAGCTGGTGGAGGTCAGGGACAGCCAGGAACCTCCTGTGGTGCCCAAAAG GAGAGTAGCATTCTACTGTCTATTGAGTCCTTGGGTCAGACCCTTCTTGGGAGTGTGGCTGGAGTACCCCACAATGCATTTGAGAAAGCGGCATGGACAGTGGCAGTGCGCACGGAGGCAGTGATGCGCAGACACTGCCGAATATCCTACAGG ATCCAGCAGCCAAAGAAGCAGGCGGTACAGCCGCGCAGCAGTCGGAGGCGGCTCCTGCTACGCGCCCTATACGCCGTCGCCACCTGCTGGGAAAAGCTCTTTGCGCTAAGTGCCTTGGCCACAGGCGAATTCTAG
- the Linc00176 gene encoding long intergenic non-protein coding RNA 176 isoform X3, with protein MVPLKPAFYLLLLLLAFLGSALGWPGSQSCSVQEVLRHYQAVIFQDLQAAMQWAGMGVQRTEPGSRHHRFIQKNLTGAGGGQGQPGTSCGAQKESSILLSIESLGQTLLGSVAGVPHNAFEKAAWTVAVRTEAVMRRHCRISYRQIQQPKKQAVQPRSSRRRLLLRALYAVATCWEKLFALSALATGEF; from the exons ATG GTACCTCTAAAGCCTGCTTTCTacctactactactgctgctggcATTTCTTGGATCTGCCCTGGGCTGGCCTGGGTCCCAGTCCTGCAGTGTCCAGGAGGTACTCCGCCACTACCAAGCTGTCATCTTCCAGGACTTGCAGGCTGCGATGCAATGGGCTGGGATGGGAGTTCAACGAACAGAGCCTGGATCCCGACACCACCGCTTCATTCAGAAAAACCTGACTGGAGCTGGTGGAGGTCAGGGACAGCCAGGAACCTCCTGTGGTGCCCAAAAG GAGAGTAGCATTCTACTGTCTATTGAGTCCTTGGGTCAGACCCTTCTTGGGAGTGTGGCTGGAGTACCCCACAATGCATTTGAGAAAGCGGCATGGACAGTGGCAGTGCGCACGGAGGCAGTGATGCGCAGACACTGCCGAATATCCTACAGG CAGATCCAGCAGCCAAAGAAGCAGGCGGTACAGCCGCGCAGCAGTCGGAGGCGGCTCCTGCTACGCGCCCTATACGCCGTCGCCACCTGCTGGGAAAAGCTCTTTGCGCTAAGTGCCTTGGCCACAGGCGAATTCTAG
- the Sox18 gene encoding transcription factor SOX-18 yields MQRSPPGYGAQDDPPSRRDCAWAPGLGAAAEPRGLPVTNVSPTSPASPSSLPRSPPRSPESGRYGFGRGERQTADELRIRRPMNAFMVWAKDERKRLAQQNPDLHNAVLSKMLGKAWKELNTAEKRPFVEEAERLRVQHLRDHPNYKYRPRRKKQARKVRRLEPGLLLPGLVQPSAPPEPFAAASGSARSFRELPTLGAEFDGLGLPTPERSPLDGLESGEASFFPPPLAPEDCALRAFRAPYAPELARDPSFCYGSSLAEALRTAPPAAPLAGLYYGTLGTPGPFPNPLSPPPEAPSLEGTEQLEPTADLWADVDLTEFDQYLNCSRTRPDATALPYHVALAKLGPRAMSCPEESSLISALSDASSAVYYSACISG; encoded by the exons ATGCAGAGATCGCCGCCCGGCTACGGCGCACAGGACGACCCGCCCTCCCGCCGCGACTGTGCATGGGCCCCCGGACTCGGGGCCGCTGCTGAGCCGCGCGGCCTCCCGGTCACCAACGTCTCGCCTACCTCGCCTGCCTCGCCGTCCAGCCTTCCGCGGAGCCCACCGCGCAGCCCCGAATCAGGGCGCTATGGCTTTGGCCGCGGAGAGCGCCAAACGGCCGACGAGTTGCGCATCCGGCGGCCCATGAACGCCTTTATGGTGTGGGCGAAGGACGAGCGCAAGCGACTGGCGCAACAAAATCCGGATCTCCACAACGCAGTGCTGAGCAAGATGCTGG GCAAAGCGTGGAAGGAGCTGAACACGGCGGAGAAGAGGCCCTTCGTGGAAGAGGCCGAACGGCTGCGTGTGCAGCACTTGCGCGACCATCCCAACTACAAGTACCGGCCTCGCCGCAAAAAACAGGCGCGCAAGGTCCGGAGGCTGGAGCCTGGCCTCTTGCTCCCGGGCCTCGTGCAGCCGTCTGCGCCGCCGGAACCCTTCGCTGCAGCATCAGGCTCAGCTCGCTCCTTCCGCGAGCTACCCACTCTGGGTGCGGAGTTCGACGGCTTGGGGCTACCCACGCCCGAGCGCTCGCCTCTGGACGGCCTGGAGTCTGGCGAGGCCTCCTTCTTCCCACCGCCTTTGGCGCCCGAGGACTGCGCTCTGCGGGCTTTCCGGGCGCCCTATGCCCCGGAGCTGGCACGGGACCCGAGCTTCTGCTACGGGTCATCCCTGGCTGAGGCGCTCAGGACAGCGCCGCCTGCCGCGCCGCTCGCGGGCCTCTACTATGGCACCCTGGGCACTCCGGGCCCGTTTCCCAATCCTCTGTCACCACCACCTGAGGCCCCGTCTCTTGAGGGCACAGAGCAATTGGAGCCTACCGCCGACCTTTGGGCCGATGTGGACCTCACCGAATTCGATCAGTATCTCAATTGCAGCCGGACTCGACCGGATGCCACTGCACTCCCCTACCATGTGGCACTGGCCAAACTAGGTCCGCGTGCCATGTCCTGTCCAGAGGAAAGCAGCCTCATTTCTGCACTGTCTGACGCCAGCAGCGCGGTCTATTACAGCGCTTGCATCTCAGGCTAG